The Halomonas sp. KG2 genome segment TGCCTGACGAATCGCCTTAAGCATGTCGTCACTGCTGATATCACTGGTAGGCGGAAAAAGGTTGCCTAGTGTTTCTGCGCACACTTCCACGCTGCTAAACGTTTTAGGCTTCGCCTTTACTAGCGCCTCATGTAGCGACTCTGCGACGTAGAAGTTATCCAGCTCTTCTTGCCAATCGTCTCCTTTAGCCGCTAGATCTTCACGCACCTGCTCTAAAATGCCTTCATCCCGTAGCCACATGACAAAACGCGCCACCGGATACTGCTGAGGTAAACCTGCCGCGCGAAAAATGACCGATAGCAGCGCTAACCGGACGCTTTGATCGCGGGAGCTCGCGCCTAATGTACCGGAAGCTGCAAATAGGCCACCATGGCGCTTACCTTGGGTAGAAAGCTCTTTGAAAAGGTCTTGTATCTCTTGGGGTAAATGGGCAATACCGCGAGCAGTAGCGCCGTCATCAAATGTCACGTCTTCCCACAGGTTACGAAGCATCTTCGCCATGTGGGACTTACCCGAACCAAAGAAGCCACTGATCCACACACCAGGCTGCTGAGAAGCGCCACTGCTCAAGTTTCTCAGGTAGGTGTCTAGGATGTCATGCATGCCTTTCGCGTATTGACCATCGCAAACAAACGTCTCTAGCTCGTAGCGCAAAACGGTTTGTGCACGACTACTAGTGTCGTCATTAACGTACGCAACGCCCTCGTTGACTAAACGTTGTTCTGCAGGGTCCTTGGCGTAAATATCGCGATTGCGCATGCGTCCTTTCCTCGGCGGTGGGAGTGTGCGTTTGAAACAGGCTTGCTTAAGTAAATGTAGATATACTGTATATCAGGCTTAGCGCACGCCGTCAGGTGTAATTGGCGTTGCGAGGTAATTCCAGCCGTCATAACCATCTAATAGGCGGTAATTATTATTTTCAAAGCTGCCGGGAAACAGAACAACCAACCGGCCTGTGATGTGAGGGGCTAGGCGATCGACAACCTCCTTCACTTTCAGTAAACCAAATAAACTTCCCACGCCATGGACTGCGACGACATGATTATCATCAACGGAGTGCTCGCTCAGCTGCCGCATGAAGCGCTGTTCAAGCCAATCCAAGTAGCGGTGGATAACGGTTGTCAGCTTCGTAGGAGATTTAAAGTAAGAGGTGGCGTACTTCTGTTCCGCCATCCATAGGGCAAACGTGTCGGTGAGGTCAAAGGTTACCCATTCATGTCCATTTTTCCGGGTAACCAGCTCAAACTCATCTAGGTTGGCTTGTAGGCGCAGCTCTTCCGTTTCGGGATAAACGCAAAAAATCACCCGCTGAGCAGCGGCCGTATCATCACGCCACGGCAGTGAGATAAATTGGCCATAAGAATCTGTCAGGCGCTTTATTTTGCTCATAGCATCTCTTCCTGAGCGGTATTGGCTTGGATCTCTGACATGGCACTATTAACCACAGGAGCGAGCGCAGGAAAGTCGACATCAATCACGCTATCTACCCGGCGCATCACCATCCAGCCGCGCGACGATGCGCTGGCAGCTAATGCTAAGAAGTGGTCCGTGTCACAGTCCAGCAGCTTGCAATAGGGACTTTGTAGCAATAGCTCGCCTCTTCCACCTTGCAGCCAAGCAATATATAGCGCATACGCGACAGCTCCTGTCGCAGGTTCAACAGGTGTGCGTACTTTCTTTACATGCCCCCGTAGATGCCCTGACTTTGTGAGGGTGCCATTGATATTCTGAGCAGCTGATCTCCTCGTAGCAGGACTGAAACGTTCAGGCCAGCAAGCCTCGATGTGCTGTTCGGTCCAATCTCGCGTAATGGTTGTGCCTGGAGGCTGCTGGAGAATCTCGGACATGGCTCCGCGCAGTAAGCTATCCCGTGCAGTGGCAGATAATAATGCTAGCAGCGGACGGGCCTCGACATCACGGCACCAAAAATACAGAAGCCCCGCGAAAATAGGGTTTGCAGGATCAAGACCGTATAGCTCTGTTAGGTGCCTAGCGGTTAGCTGACGCGAGCGCCCAGAGGGCTTGGCGAGGCAGTTTTGCTCACAAATCGCCGCCTGGTACTGATCGCGTGAGGCTTCTGTGCCCGCCCATTCCAGCAGCGTCGTGAGCTCGGCCAGCATCATAGTTCGGGATAAGTGAACACCGCCCGAACGGGTCAT includes the following:
- a CDS encoding DUF1788 domain-containing protein; translation: MSKIKRLTDSYGQFISLPWRDDTAAAQRVIFCVYPETEELRLQANLDEFELVTRKNGHEWVTFDLTDTFALWMAEQKYATSYFKSPTKLTTVIHRYLDWLEQRFMRQLSEHSVDDNHVVAVHGVGSLFGLLKVKEVVDRLAPHITGRLVVLFPGSFENNNYRLLDGYDGWNYLATPITPDGVR